Proteins co-encoded in one Bradyrhizobium sp. 170 genomic window:
- a CDS encoding F0F1 ATP synthase subunit C, whose protein sequence is MEPAAAKLIGAGIACIGMGGAGVGVGIIFGNYLAAAVRNPSAAQGQFGNLIFGFAVTEALGIFSLLIALLLLFVPL, encoded by the coding sequence ATGGAACCGGCAGCAGCAAAACTTATCGGCGCGGGCATCGCATGCATCGGCATGGGCGGCGCGGGCGTCGGCGTGGGCATCATCTTCGGCAACTACCTCGCCGCAGCGGTGCGCAATCCTTCGGCAGCCCAGGGCCAGTTCGGCAACCTGATCTTCGGCTTCGCCGTGACCGAAGCGCTCGGCATCTTCTCGCTGCTGATCGCGCTGCTGCTGCTGTTCGTTCCGCTCTGA
- a CDS encoding F0F1 ATP synthase subunit A: protein MKIDPIHQFNIEPLFTIGHIGDHTIAFTNSSLYMFLSVAVISLLMIGGMARGQLVPGRLQSIAEISYEFVASTIRSTAGSEGMKFFPLIFSLFMFICISNLIGIVPYTFTVSSHIIVTAALAFLVFFTVLIYGIYKNGLKFFKIFVPTGVPIYILPLVMFIEILSFFLRPVSHSVRLFANMLAGHIALKVFAGFVAMLGVSLGALGWVGGMLPLALTVALTALELLVAFLQAYVFAILTCIYLNDAIHPGH from the coding sequence ATGAAAATCGACCCGATCCACCAGTTCAATATCGAACCCCTCTTCACGATCGGCCATATCGGCGACCACACGATCGCCTTCACCAACTCGTCGCTCTACATGTTCCTCTCGGTAGCGGTGATCTCGCTATTGATGATCGGCGGCATGGCTAGAGGGCAGCTGGTTCCCGGGCGGCTGCAGTCGATCGCGGAAATCTCTTACGAGTTCGTCGCCTCGACGATCCGCAGCACCGCCGGCTCGGAAGGCATGAAGTTCTTCCCGCTGATCTTCTCGCTGTTCATGTTCATCTGCATCTCGAACCTGATCGGCATCGTCCCTTACACGTTCACGGTTTCGAGCCACATCATCGTCACCGCGGCGCTGGCCTTCCTGGTTTTCTTCACGGTCCTGATCTACGGGATCTACAAGAACGGCCTGAAGTTCTTCAAGATCTTCGTGCCCACCGGCGTGCCGATCTACATCCTGCCGCTGGTCATGTTTATCGAAATCCTGTCGTTCTTCCTCCGGCCGGTCTCGCACAGCGTGCGTCTGTTCGCCAACATGCTGGCTGGCCACATCGCGCTGAAGGTGTTCGCAGGCTTCGTTGCGATGCTCGGCGTGTCGCTCGGCGCGCTCGGCTGGGTCGGCGGCATGCTGCCGCTGGCGCTCACGGTGGCGCTGACCGCGCTCGAACTGCTGGTCGCGTTTCTGCAGGCCTACGTGTTTGCGATCCTGACCTGCATCTACCTCAACGACGCCATTCATCCGGGACACTAA
- a CDS encoding AtpZ/AtpI family protein, producing the protein MAQDKNDNAGGNRDQPSSDEAALSARLGSLDHRLSEIRDSRKIRTDQPGTESGDRAARASAMALGFRLSSELVAGVVVGAAIGWGFDRLLSTSPFGFIVFLLLGFVAGVVNVVRTAGAGPGRR; encoded by the coding sequence ATGGCCCAGGACAAGAACGACAACGCAGGTGGGAATCGCGATCAGCCGTCTTCCGACGAAGCTGCGCTTTCCGCAAGGCTCGGAAGTCTGGATCACCGGTTGTCCGAAATTCGTGACAGCCGCAAAATCAGGACTGATCAACCCGGAACTGAAAGCGGAGACAGAGCTGCCAGAGCTTCTGCCATGGCGCTTGGTTTCCGGCTTTCCTCGGAGTTGGTCGCGGGCGTTGTCGTCGGAGCGGCGATTGGCTGGGGGTTCGACCGTTTATTGTCGACATCGCCGTTCGGTTTCATCGTGTTTCTTCTGCTCGGCTTCGTCGCCGGCGTGGTCAACGTGGTGAGAACTGCAGGCGCAGGTCCAGGCAGACGCTGA
- a CDS encoding 2-hydroxychromene-2-carboxylate isomerase, translated as MPRQVDYYFSLQSPWAYIGHQSFRRLVSTYDLKVNHRPVVLVDLFSETGGLPLMKRHPVRQRYRMVELQRWRDKRGLKFHLQPANWPFNARLADGVVIAALEAGHDPDRYLRRAFAAVWEDQLNLADPATIAKLADESGLPGKQLVERSGSEEVTAAYEQNRQDALAADVFGSPVYVLEGEVFWGQDRLELLEDALKSGRTPYSSRI; from the coding sequence ATGCCGCGTCAGGTCGATTACTATTTCTCGCTGCAATCGCCCTGGGCCTATATCGGGCATCAGTCCTTTCGGCGTTTGGTAAGTACTTATGATCTCAAGGTAAATCACAGGCCGGTGGTGCTGGTCGATTTGTTCTCGGAGACTGGCGGCCTTCCCCTGATGAAGCGCCACCCGGTACGGCAGCGCTACCGGATGGTCGAACTGCAGCGCTGGCGCGATAAGCGCGGACTGAAATTTCATCTGCAGCCGGCGAACTGGCCGTTCAATGCACGTCTCGCCGATGGCGTCGTGATCGCGGCGCTCGAGGCCGGCCACGATCCCGACCGCTACTTGCGCCGGGCCTTTGCCGCCGTCTGGGAAGACCAGCTCAATCTCGCCGATCCCGCAACGATCGCGAAACTCGCCGACGAATCGGGGCTGCCCGGCAAGCAACTCGTGGAGCGCTCCGGCTCGGAGGAAGTCACGGCGGCGTATGAGCAGAACCGGCAGGACGCGCTGGCGGCCGACGTGTTCGGCTCGCCGGTCTATGTGCTGGAGGGCGAAGTGTTCTGGGGACAGGACCGCCTCGAATTGCTGGAAGATGCGTTGAAATCCGGCCGAACGCCCTATAGCTCAAGAATCTAG
- a CDS encoding secondary thiamine-phosphate synthase enzyme YjbQ — translation MTSPKSLSRTAPSVIAANTIVSSLLTVQTSGTGFTDLTAEVAKFVREVRAREGAVTLFIRHTSASLTIQENADPTVLLDLTTALNRLAPENAGWRHDTEGPDDMPAHIKTMLTATSLHIPVLQGALALGTWQAIYLVEHRARPHRREIVLQFIGATD, via the coding sequence GTGACATCGCCAAAATCCCTCTCCCGCACCGCGCCTTCGGTCATCGCCGCCAACACCATCGTATCCTCGCTGCTGACCGTGCAGACCTCAGGCACGGGCTTTACCGATCTCACCGCCGAGGTCGCGAAGTTCGTGCGAGAAGTGCGTGCGCGCGAAGGCGCGGTGACGCTGTTCATCCGTCACACCTCGGCGTCGCTGACGATCCAGGAAAATGCCGATCCGACCGTGCTCCTCGACTTGACGACGGCGCTGAACCGGCTCGCGCCCGAAAACGCCGGCTGGCGCCACGATACCGAGGGGCCGGACGACATGCCGGCGCATATCAAGACCATGCTGACCGCGACCTCGCTGCACATCCCGGTGCTGCAGGGCGCGCTCGCGCTGGGCACGTGGCAGGCGATCTATCTGGTCGAGCACCGCGCGCGGCCGCACCGGCGCGAGATCGTGTTGCAGTTCATCGGCGCGACGGATTGA
- a CDS encoding MFS transporter gives MSTITATSGKAAGMTKDERFVILASSLGTVFEWYDFYLFGSLASVIGAQFFGVIDPATNQPMFNQATRDIFALLAFAAGFIVRPFGAIVFGRVGDIVGRKYTFLVTILIMGLSTFIVGILPNAATIGIAAPIILIALRLLQGLALGGEYGGAATYVAEHAPMGKRGYYTSFIQTTATLGLFLSLLVILFTRSALGETEFAKWGWRIPFLVSVLLLGISVWIRLRLNESPVFQKMKDEGKTSKAPLTEAFANWSNAKIVILALIGGVMGQGVVWYTGQFYALFFMQSILKVDGYTANLLIAWSLLFGTGFFVVFGALSDKIGRKPIILAGCLIAALTFFPIFRMITTNANPALEKAIESVKVEVVADKAGCGDLFNPVGTRVFTAPCDTARAYLAQQSVKYSTSYGAAGSGVKVVVNGKDVPYTDAKASNPQVLTAVQGAGYPKAGDAQIVKMSHPFDIFKPQAAAVIGLLFILVVYVTMVYGPIAAMLVELFPTKIRYTSMSLPYHIGNGWFGGLLPATSFAIVASTGDIYAGLWYPIIFASITAVVGFFFLPETKDVDITK, from the coding sequence ATGTCTACGATAACTGCCACATCCGGCAAGGCCGCCGGAATGACAAAGGACGAACGTTTCGTCATTCTCGCTTCGTCGCTTGGTACCGTCTTCGAATGGTATGATTTCTACCTGTTCGGTTCGCTTGCCAGTGTGATCGGCGCGCAGTTCTTCGGCGTCATTGATCCCGCAACAAATCAGCCGATGTTCAACCAGGCCACGCGCGACATCTTCGCGCTGCTGGCGTTCGCCGCGGGCTTTATCGTTCGTCCGTTCGGCGCCATCGTGTTTGGTCGCGTCGGCGACATCGTCGGCCGCAAATACACCTTCCTGGTCACCATTCTGATCATGGGCCTGTCGACCTTCATCGTCGGCATATTGCCCAACGCGGCGACCATCGGCATTGCGGCGCCGATCATTCTGATCGCATTGCGCCTGCTGCAGGGCCTCGCGCTCGGCGGCGAGTACGGCGGTGCGGCGACTTACGTCGCGGAGCACGCCCCGATGGGCAAGCGCGGCTACTACACCTCGTTCATCCAGACCACGGCCACGCTCGGCCTGTTCCTGTCGCTGCTGGTGATCCTGTTCACCCGTTCCGCACTCGGCGAAACCGAATTCGCGAAATGGGGCTGGCGCATTCCGTTCCTGGTCTCGGTGCTGCTGCTCGGCATCTCGGTCTGGATCCGGCTGCGGCTGAATGAATCGCCGGTGTTCCAGAAAATGAAGGATGAAGGCAAGACCTCAAAGGCACCGTTGACCGAAGCCTTCGCCAACTGGAGCAACGCCAAGATCGTCATCCTGGCGCTGATCGGCGGCGTGATGGGTCAGGGCGTGGTCTGGTACACGGGCCAGTTCTACGCGCTGTTCTTCATGCAATCGATCCTCAAGGTCGACGGCTACACCGCGAACCTCTTGATCGCCTGGTCGCTATTGTTCGGCACCGGCTTCTTCGTCGTGTTCGGCGCGCTCTCCGACAAGATCGGCCGTAAGCCGATCATTCTGGCGGGCTGCCTGATCGCGGCGCTGACCTTCTTCCCGATCTTCAGGATGATCACGACCAACGCCAACCCGGCGCTGGAGAAGGCCATCGAGTCGGTCAAGGTGGAAGTGGTCGCAGACAAGGCAGGCTGCGGCGACCTGTTCAACCCGGTCGGCACCCGCGTCTTCACCGCACCTTGCGACACCGCTCGCGCCTACCTCGCGCAGCAGTCGGTCAAGTATTCGACCAGCTACGGCGCGGCAGGCTCCGGCGTGAAGGTTGTCGTCAACGGCAAGGACGTTCCTTACACCGACGCCAAGGCCTCCAACCCGCAAGTGCTGACGGCGGTGCAGGGCGCAGGCTATCCGAAAGCAGGCGACGCCCAGATCGTGAAGATGTCGCACCCATTCGACATCTTCAAGCCGCAGGCCGCGGCGGTGATCGGCCTTCTGTTCATCCTGGTGGTCTACGTCACCATGGTGTACGGGCCGATCGCGGCGATGCTGGTCGAACTGTTCCCGACCAAGATCCGCTACACCTCGATGTCGCTGCCCTACCACATCGGCAACGGCTGGTTCGGGGGATTGCTGCCCGCGACCTCGTTCGCGATCGTGGCCTCGACCGGCGATATTTACGCCGGCCTGTGGTACCCGATCATCTTCGCGTCGATTACCGCGGTCGTCGGGTTCTTCTTCCTGCCCGAGACCAAGGACGTCGACATCACCAAGTAA